The Priestia aryabhattai genome has a segment encoding these proteins:
- a CDS encoding YjcZ family sporulation protein, whose product MGFGGCGYGGYGYGGGCSGFGSGFALIIVLFILLIIIGASCFGGFGGGC is encoded by the coding sequence ATGGGCTTTGGCGGTTGTGGTTATGGCGGATATGGTTACGGCGGAGGCTGTAGTGGTTTTGGCAGTGGTTTTGCTTTAATTATTGTCCTCTTTATTCTATTAATTATTATCGGGGCTTCTTGTTTCGGCGGCTTTGGTGGAGGATGCTAA